A region of Paenimyroides aestuarii DNA encodes the following proteins:
- a CDS encoding DUF4249 domain-containing protein gives MKKYLYLFSLLFSFLLISCEEEIVLDFDETIPRLVIEGNIFMGEPAFNKITLSTTTDFYSSIKPSVNNAQVSITDLSNNTVYEFVNNNNGDFLNTTFLPEIGGTYELTVIYNNETYKATSTVIDSPEVLNVDQKNDGGFTGDSYEITFNFQDNPNEENYYLVQIISPADEGFGVINDQFSNGNIMGDLYFYEKEDIKPGDDLTHYIAAINKQYYNYLAKLFSISGETGNPFASPVGTIKGNIINQTDEANFALGYFHIAKRNQYNYIVK, from the coding sequence ATGAAAAAATATTTGTACCTATTCAGTCTGCTCTTTAGTTTTTTATTGATAAGTTGCGAAGAAGAAATCGTATTAGATTTTGATGAAACCATTCCAAGATTGGTGATAGAAGGTAATATTTTTATGGGAGAACCTGCCTTTAATAAAATTACACTATCTACTACTACCGATTTTTATTCAAGCATTAAACCGTCAGTAAACAATGCACAAGTTTCTATTACAGATTTGTCAAATAACACGGTGTATGAATTTGTAAACAATAATAATGGTGATTTTTTAAACACTACTTTTTTACCTGAAATAGGCGGAACTTATGAGCTAACCGTGATTTACAACAATGAAACCTACAAAGCTACATCAACTGTGATTGATTCGCCCGAAGTACTAAACGTGGATCAAAAAAACGATGGCGGTTTTACAGGCGATTCTTATGAAATTACCTTTAATTTTCAAGACAATCCCAACGAAGAAAACTATTATTTAGTGCAAATTATTTCTCCGGCAGATGAAGGTTTTGGTGTGATTAATGACCAGTTTTCAAACGGAAACATCATGGGTGATTTGTATTTTTATGAAAAAGAAGATATTAAACCGGGCGATGATTTAACGCATTATATTGCAGCAATCAATAAACAATATTACAATTATTTAGCAAAATTGTTTTCTATTTCGGGCGAAACCGGCAACCCATTTGCAAGCCCCGTTGGAACAATTAAAGGAAACATTATCAACCAAACCGATGAAGCAAATTTTGCACTAGGTTATTTCCATATCGCTAAAAGAAATCAATATAATTATATCGTAAAATAA
- a CDS encoding flavin reductase family protein — translation MQISIKETDSGILYKLLTGLVIPRPIGWISTVDQNGVNNLAPFSFFNVVGEDPPHVMFSTVRTGNKNKDTLNNVLKNKQFVVNLVTEDLVEQMNTTSNAVDRTIDEFQLANLTPISSELIEPKRVAEAKAHFECEMVHHYFLEDHKNGGACVVIGKVLMMHIADEILLENYRINLDKYQPVARLAGSNYSKLGETFSIKRNL, via the coding sequence ATGCAAATTTCAATAAAAGAAACCGATTCAGGAATACTTTACAAATTACTCACAGGTTTGGTTATTCCGCGCCCTATTGGCTGGATTTCTACTGTTGATCAAAACGGTGTAAATAATCTTGCGCCTTTTTCTTTTTTTAATGTAGTGGGTGAAGATCCGCCGCATGTAATGTTTTCAACCGTTCGCACAGGTAACAAAAACAAAGACACATTAAACAATGTTTTGAAAAACAAGCAGTTTGTGGTGAATTTAGTTACCGAAGATTTGGTGGAACAAATGAATACTACTTCAAACGCAGTTGATCGCACAATTGATGAATTTCAGTTAGCAAACCTTACACCCATTTCGAGCGAGTTGATTGAACCAAAGCGTGTTGCCGAAGCCAAAGCGCATTTTGAATGCGAAATGGTACATCATTATTTTTTGGAAGATCACAAAAATGGCGGTGCATGCGTAGTGATTGGTAAAGTGTTGATGATGCACATTGCCGATGAAATTCTGCTTGAAAATTACCGAATTAATTTAGATAAATACCAACCTGTTGCCCGTTTAGCCGGATCAAATTACAGCAAACTGGGCGAAACTTTCTCTATAAAACGAAATCTATGA
- a CDS encoding oxidoreductase → MKITVIGGGPGGLYFSILTKKAMPNWEINVYERNKPDDSFGFGVVFSDETLGEFLKRDMESYELIRSKFAYWDDIIVARDGKEVSIAGNGFCGCSRKTLLKLLHQRCEEEGVKLHFEQNVDDLSQFKDSDIIVASDGIGSGIRTQFQNEFGTNIQLKSNRFVWMGSTKPLDAFTYFFKSTPYGMIVAHTYQYEEGMSTWIFECTNETWEKLQFEVENEADTVSKLSEIFKEELDGHPLITNKSHWRQFPHVTNKNWHHNNIVLLGDAKATAHFSIGSGTKLAMDCAIGLFDALMANPDNVQNTFLQYEKTRRNPVEMIQYAALVSLDWFENMNRYKKYPFYQFSFGCMTRSKKVTYENLRLRDQSYTDKVLQEFNQINKNNTYAAAFSTFELRGLELSNRIAMSSMGQYSANHGLVNNWHFQHYTSRAIGGLGLIITEMTAVDANGRITLGCAGIYNEEQVAAWKKTTDFIHEHTATKIGIQLGHSGRKGAVKKPWEGTNKPIDNAWELLSASAIAFNDKMPVPKEMNATDMQNVINQFANAAKNAEKAGFDMIELQAHHGFLLASFLSPLTNNRTDEFGGSVENRLKFPLQVFNAVRENFPTEKPISVRISATDLAANGISQEDVLCIASEFKKVGADIINVSTGNTVENQNPKTGRMWQVPFSDMIRNEAEIATITAGSITDIDQINTIILNGKADLVALGKPLLLDPYFVRKAEAYEQIHVTDIPNPYQKGIENLYSSTVSDRKQTERMKKALKPKSNKK, encoded by the coding sequence ATGAAAATAACGGTTATAGGCGGTGGTCCAGGCGGACTCTACTTTTCAATTTTAACCAAAAAGGCAATGCCCAATTGGGAAATTAATGTTTATGAACGCAACAAACCCGATGACAGTTTTGGTTTTGGAGTGGTTTTTTCCGATGAAACGTTGGGCGAATTTTTGAAACGCGATATGGAGTCATACGAACTAATTCGCAGCAAATTTGCTTATTGGGACGATATTATTGTGGCGCGCGACGGAAAAGAGGTAAGCATTGCCGGCAACGGATTTTGTGGCTGTTCGCGCAAAACGTTGCTTAAATTATTGCATCAACGCTGTGAAGAAGAAGGCGTGAAACTGCATTTTGAACAAAACGTTGATGATCTTTCTCAGTTCAAAGATTCAGACATCATTGTGGCTTCAGACGGAATTGGCAGCGGAATTCGCACCCAGTTTCAAAATGAATTTGGAACAAATATTCAATTAAAATCCAATCGATTTGTTTGGATGGGTTCCACCAAACCGCTTGATGCTTTTACATACTTTTTTAAATCAACTCCTTATGGAATGATCGTTGCCCATACCTATCAATACGAAGAAGGAATGAGCACTTGGATTTTTGAATGTACTAATGAAACGTGGGAAAAGCTTCAGTTCGAAGTGGAAAATGAAGCGGATACCGTTTCCAAGCTTTCTGAAATTTTTAAGGAGGAGTTAGACGGTCATCCGCTGATAACCAACAAATCGCATTGGCGACAATTTCCGCACGTCACCAATAAAAATTGGCACCACAATAACATTGTTTTGTTAGGTGATGCAAAAGCAACGGCGCATTTCTCCATCGGTTCGGGTACCAAATTGGCAATGGACTGTGCGATTGGTTTGTTTGATGCGTTGATGGCAAATCCAGATAATGTTCAAAATACGTTTCTGCAATACGAGAAAACGCGCAGAAATCCTGTAGAAATGATTCAATATGCTGCATTGGTTTCTTTAGATTGGTTTGAAAATATGAATCGATACAAAAAATATCCGTTCTATCAATTCTCTTTCGGATGCATGACGCGTTCTAAGAAAGTAACTTATGAAAACCTGCGATTAAGAGATCAATCATACACCGATAAAGTTCTTCAGGAATTCAATCAAATCAATAAAAACAACACCTACGCTGCCGCATTTTCTACTTTTGAATTGCGTGGTTTAGAGCTTTCAAACAGAATTGCTATGAGTTCTATGGGGCAATATTCAGCAAACCACGGTTTAGTAAATAACTGGCATTTTCAGCACTACACTTCTCGAGCAATTGGCGGTTTAGGTTTGATTATTACCGAAATGACGGCTGTTGATGCAAATGGAAGAATTACACTCGGTTGTGCCGGAATTTATAATGAAGAACAAGTTGCAGCATGGAAAAAAACAACCGATTTTATTCATGAACATACAGCAACAAAAATCGGGATTCAATTGGGGCATTCCGGCAGAAAAGGTGCTGTGAAAAAACCTTGGGAAGGTACAAACAAGCCAATTGATAATGCGTGGGAATTACTTTCGGCATCGGCAATTGCTTTTAACGATAAAATGCCGGTTCCAAAAGAAATGAATGCAACAGATATGCAAAACGTAATCAATCAATTTGCAAATGCGGCTAAAAATGCAGAAAAAGCAGGTTTTGATATGATTGAATTGCAAGCACATCACGGCTTTTTATTGGCATCCTTTTTATCGCCCTTAACCAATAACAGAACCGATGAATTTGGCGGATCTGTTGAAAATCGATTAAAATTTCCATTACAGGTTTTTAATGCTGTTCGAGAGAATTTTCCTACAGAAAAACCAATATCTGTCCGTATTTCAGCAACTGATTTGGCTGCAAACGGCATTTCGCAAGAAGATGTTCTTTGCATCGCTTCGGAATTTAAGAAAGTAGGTGCCGATATCATAAATGTATCTACAGGAAATACGGTTGAAAATCAGAACCCAAAAACAGGCAGAATGTGGCAAGTTCCTTTCTCTGATATGATTAGAAATGAAGCAGAAATTGCTACAATTACAGCTGGAAGTATTACCGATATCGATCAAATCAACACCATTATTTTAAATGGAAAAGCCGATTTGGTTGCTCTTGGAAAACCCTTACTATTAGATCCTTATTTTGTTAGAAAAGCAGAGGCTTACGAGCAAATACATGTCACCGATATTCCAAATCCATATCAAAAAGGAATAGAAAATTTATACAGTTCAACAGTTTCCGATAGAAAACAAACCGAACGCATGAAGAAGGCTTTGAAGCCTAAGAGTAATAAAAAGTAA
- a CDS encoding AMP-binding protein, with product MKDNFAQNNLPEPNFQPDYLFLDLPQFKRPQMLNCVQRLLDDHIANGKGSNVCLKTFEETWTYNDLFEKANQIAHVLVDDLGLQPGNRVLLRSCNNPMMVACWFAILKAGGIVVATMPLLRSKELKTLIDCAEISHAICDSSLADEMNLVESAFLKSVAFYRNGSIDELMQSKPKTFQNYNTKAEDVAIIGFTSGTTGNPKMTAHFHKDLLNICEAFPNYSLQPTEKDIFTGSPPIGFTFGLGGLVLFPMYFGASSFLIEKPSPDALLEAIQNEKITICFTAPTAWRILTEKSKDYDLSSLRRCVSAGETLPLKIWEDWYNTTGLKIIDGIGATEMLHIFISSNQENMKPGATGIAITGYEAKIIDENGNDVPHNMPGKLAVRGITGCKYLNRLEKQQQYVENGWNITGDIFKQDEDGYFWFVARGDDMIISSGYNIAAIEVESVLLMHHEILECAVVGLPDEERGMLVCANIVLKNQANASTELAKSIQNWFKENAAPYKYPRIINFVEYLPKTETGKIQRFKLK from the coding sequence ATGAAAGACAATTTTGCTCAAAATAATTTACCTGAACCAAATTTTCAACCCGATTATTTGTTTTTGGATTTACCACAATTCAAACGACCGCAAATGTTGAATTGTGTTCAAAGGCTTTTAGACGATCACATTGCAAACGGAAAAGGTTCAAACGTATGTTTAAAAACATTTGAAGAAACATGGACGTATAATGATTTGTTTGAAAAAGCAAACCAAATTGCGCATGTTTTGGTTGATGATTTAGGATTGCAACCTGGCAATCGGGTGTTGCTTCGTTCGTGTAACAACCCCATGATGGTTGCGTGTTGGTTTGCCATTTTAAAAGCGGGCGGAATTGTAGTTGCCACCATGCCTTTATTGCGATCAAAAGAACTAAAAACCTTGATTGACTGTGCCGAAATTTCGCACGCTATTTGTGACAGTTCGCTGGCAGATGAAATGAATTTAGTGGAATCTGCTTTTTTAAAATCGGTTGCTTTTTACAGAAATGGTTCGATTGATGAATTGATGCAATCGAAACCAAAAACATTTCAAAACTATAATACCAAAGCAGAAGATGTGGCTATCATCGGATTTACATCTGGAACAACCGGAAATCCAAAGATGACGGCGCATTTCCATAAAGATTTATTGAATATTTGCGAGGCTTTTCCAAATTATTCACTGCAACCAACCGAAAAAGATATCTTCACGGGAAGTCCGCCCATTGGTTTCACCTTTGGTTTGGGCGGTTTGGTTTTGTTTCCGATGTATTTTGGTGCAAGTTCTTTTTTAATCGAAAAACCAAGTCCGGATGCACTTTTAGAGGCCATTCAAAACGAGAAAATCACCATTTGTTTTACGGCTCCAACTGCTTGGCGTATTTTAACTGAAAAATCAAAAGATTACGATTTGTCCAGTTTGCGTAGATGTGTGTCTGCTGGTGAAACACTTCCTTTAAAAATTTGGGAAGATTGGTACAATACAACCGGTTTAAAAATCATCGATGGCATTGGTGCTACCGAAATGCTTCATATCTTTATCTCATCGAATCAAGAAAATATGAAACCCGGAGCAACCGGAATTGCAATTACAGGTTACGAAGCGAAAATCATCGATGAAAACGGAAATGATGTGCCGCATAATATGCCCGGCAAATTGGCTGTTCGAGGAATTACCGGCTGTAAATATTTGAATCGACTTGAAAAACAACAACAATATGTTGAAAACGGTTGGAATATTACCGGCGATATTTTTAAGCAAGATGAAGATGGTTATTTTTGGTTTGTGGCTCGTGGCGACGATATGATTATTTCATCGGGCTACAACATTGCAGCGATTGAAGTGGAAAGTGTGCTTTTGATGCACCATGAAATTTTAGAATGTGCCGTTGTGGGCTTACCCGATGAAGAGCGTGGCATGTTGGTTTGCGCGAATATCGTTTTAAAAAATCAGGCAAATGCTTCAACAGAACTAGCAAAAAGCATTCAAAACTGGTTTAAAGAAAATGCCGCACCTTATAAATATCCGCGGATTATTAACTTCGTGGAATATTTGCCTAAAACCGAAACAGGTAAAATTCAGCGTTTTAAGTTGAAGTAA
- a CDS encoding acyl-CoA thioesterase, which yields MNYFIKEEQIRFRHTDFAGIVFYPRFLEMLNDLVEDWFDEALDRPFSKIHETNGIPTVDLKIQFKNAARIGEILTKKLWVKELKSSSVVCGFQFINQQDKTVLEGEVTLVNVAIAEDRKTIKAEAFNEEVKAKIEKYKL from the coding sequence ATGAACTATTTTATAAAAGAAGAACAAATACGTTTTAGACATACTGATTTTGCAGGAATTGTTTTTTATCCACGATTTCTGGAAATGTTGAACGATTTAGTGGAAGATTGGTTTGATGAAGCTTTAGACCGACCTTTTTCTAAAATACATGAAACCAATGGAATTCCGACGGTTGATTTAAAGATTCAGTTTAAAAATGCAGCCCGAATTGGCGAAATACTAACCAAAAAATTGTGGGTGAAAGAATTAAAAAGTTCATCGGTAGTTTGCGGTTTTCAATTTATCAATCAGCAAGATAAAACGGTTTTAGAAGGCGAAGTAACCTTGGTAAACGTTGCTATTGCCGAAGACAGAAAAACGATTAAAGCCGAAGCTTTTAATGAAGAAGTGAAAGCGAAAATTGAAAAATACAAGTTGTAA
- a CDS encoding DUF1572 domain-containing protein yields the protein MNISIQIANRFREVILNGTWIANTNFKNQLAGLDWQMATKKVDSLNTIADLAQHIHYYISGVLNVFNGGTLDIKDQFSFDFPEITAQEQWNHFLNKFWNDAEIFALKVEKMSDEKLDSVFVDEKYGSYRRNIEAMIEHSYYHLGQIVLIKKMQLKD from the coding sequence ATGAATATTTCTATTCAAATAGCCAATCGTTTTCGAGAAGTAATTCTCAATGGAACTTGGATTGCGAATACCAATTTTAAAAATCAGTTGGCTGGTTTAGACTGGCAAATGGCAACAAAAAAAGTAGATTCGTTAAACACCATTGCCGATTTGGCGCAGCATATTCATTATTATATTTCTGGCGTGCTGAATGTTTTTAATGGAGGAACATTAGATATAAAAGATCAATTTAGTTTTGATTTTCCTGAAATAACTGCTCAAGAACAGTGGAATCATTTCTTGAATAAATTCTGGAATGATGCTGAAATTTTTGCTCTTAAAGTAGAAAAAATGAGCGATGAAAAATTAGATTCGGTTTTTGTTGATGAAAAATACGGAAGCTATCGAAGAAACATCGAAGCCATGATTGAACACAGTTATTACCATTTAGGACAAATTGTCCTTATCAAGAAAATGCAATTAAAAGATTAA
- a CDS encoding DUF1304 domain-containing protein produces the protein MEIVSKILIALVALEHLYIMYFEMFAWETIGKRTFKSIPENLFKPTKGLAANQGLYNGFLAAGLIWSLLICNKEWSVNISIFFLCCVIIAGVYGAITASKRIFFVQALPAILALIAVLFQKH, from the coding sequence ATGGAAATAGTATCAAAAATACTCATTGCTTTGGTGGCCTTAGAACATTTATACATTATGTATTTCGAAATGTTTGCTTGGGAAACAATTGGCAAACGAACCTTTAAATCAATACCCGAAAACCTTTTTAAACCAACAAAAGGTTTAGCGGCAAACCAAGGTTTATACAACGGTTTTTTAGCTGCTGGGTTAATTTGGTCTTTGCTTATTTGCAACAAAGAATGGTCTGTTAATATTAGTATTTTCTTTTTGTGTTGCGTTATTATTGCTGGGGTTTACGGAGCAATTACTGCATCAAAAAGAATATTTTTTGTACAAGCATTACCGGCTATTTTAGCACTGATTGCTGTACTTTTTCAAAAACATTAA
- a CDS encoding carbon-nitrogen hydrolase family protein, producing the protein MEFKKFKAATVQTAPVFLNVDKTIDKAISFVKEAHENGAKLIAFPEVFIAGYPYWNWIMTPVQGSKWYEELYKNSVAVNDASMQKLYKAAKDFDMNIVIGINERGDSFGEIYNTNLIIDNNGLLIGRHRKLVPTWAEKLTWTSGDGSSLKVYPTEVGPIGTLACGENTNTLARFTLLSQGELIHIANYISLPVAPPDYDMAEAIKIRAAAHSFEGKLFTIVSCSTISQEIKDALRTDVPNVDELLDRKSSAFSGFIGPNGAVIGNPLIDEEGIIYADIDLSKCIQPKQMHDILGHYNRFDIFDLRVNIAPTRKITFVDKKD; encoded by the coding sequence ATGGAATTTAAAAAATTTAAAGCAGCAACGGTTCAAACCGCACCTGTTTTTCTTAATGTAGATAAAACAATTGATAAAGCCATTTCATTTGTAAAAGAAGCACATGAAAACGGAGCGAAATTAATTGCTTTTCCCGAAGTTTTTATTGCCGGATACCCTTATTGGAATTGGATCATGACGCCGGTACAAGGCAGTAAATGGTATGAAGAATTGTATAAAAATTCAGTTGCTGTGAACGATGCATCTATGCAGAAGTTGTATAAGGCAGCAAAAGATTTCGACATGAATATTGTCATCGGAATCAATGAACGCGGAGACAGTTTTGGCGAAATTTACAACACCAATTTAATTATTGATAATAACGGATTGCTCATTGGCAGACACAGAAAACTGGTTCCTACATGGGCAGAAAAATTAACATGGACATCGGGCGATGGCTCTTCGTTAAAAGTATATCCTACCGAAGTAGGACCAATCGGAACATTGGCTTGTGGCGAAAACACCAACACTTTGGCGCGGTTTACATTGCTTTCTCAAGGCGAATTGATCCACATAGCCAATTATATTTCATTGCCAGTTGCCCCACCTGATTACGATATGGCAGAAGCCATTAAAATTCGTGCTGCAGCGCATTCGTTTGAAGGAAAATTGTTTACCATTGTTTCATGTTCTACTATTTCACAGGAAATTAAAGACGCATTGCGAACAGATGTGCCAAATGTTGATGAATTGTTAGATAGAAAAAGTTCGGCTTTTTCTGGTTTTATTGGACCCAACGGAGCAGTAATCGGGAATCCTTTAATTGATGAAGAAGGAATTATTTATGCAGATATTGACCTTTCTAAATGTATCCAACCAAAACAAATGCACGATATTTTAGGGCATTACAACCGCTTTGATATTTTTGATTTACGAGTGAATATTGCTCCAACTAGGAAGATTACATTTGTAGATAAAAAAGACTAA
- a CDS encoding cupin domain-containing protein codes for METNNYSDDQYGRARVEDTPELKAYYKELETLGAGALWTVANDIEPWEPRSSSVPMLWKYEDLRHLVLKSSELVTPEQAGRRVVYLVNDKRRDVSAAVGWLYTGIQVTRPGEFTSAHRHKASALRFIMEGEGGYTVVDGNKIMLEVNDFVITPNSTWHEHGVEEGGKTCIWQDGLDIPLVNALEANDYAVYDGTQPLTAPINQSPMTYSGSGLIPPDKEWNKSYSPLFKYSWKTVYPALLEAEKVNNVNSFDGIIMQYSNPLTGGHVMQTMGASIQLLPKGFKGKAHKHTGSFVYQCAKGKGFTIINGKRFDWKERDIFCVPSWAWHEHHNLSDTEDACLFSFNDLPVIESLGLYQSRELEENNGHQKIQ; via the coding sequence ATGGAAACAAACAACTATTCAGACGATCAATATGGAAGAGCACGAGTGGAAGACACGCCCGAATTAAAAGCCTATTATAAAGAATTAGAAACATTAGGTGCTGGTGCGCTATGGACAGTAGCCAATGATATTGAACCTTGGGAACCACGAAGTTCGTCGGTGCCTATGCTCTGGAAATATGAAGATTTAAGGCATTTAGTTTTAAAATCTTCCGAATTAGTTACTCCAGAACAAGCAGGAAGGCGTGTTGTATATTTAGTAAACGACAAACGCCGTGATGTAAGTGCGGCGGTTGGTTGGCTCTACACAGGAATTCAAGTCACACGCCCCGGGGAATTTACCTCAGCACATCGTCACAAAGCTTCGGCATTAAGATTTATTATGGAAGGCGAAGGCGGTTATACGGTTGTTGACGGAAATAAAATCATGCTAGAAGTCAATGATTTTGTGATTACACCCAATTCCACTTGGCACGAGCACGGCGTTGAAGAAGGTGGAAAAACCTGTATTTGGCAAGATGGGTTGGATATTCCTCTTGTAAATGCTTTGGAAGCCAATGATTACGCGGTTTATGACGGCACCCAACCACTCACAGCACCAATTAATCAATCGCCAATGACTTATAGCGGTTCTGGGTTAATTCCTCCCGATAAAGAATGGAACAAATCCTATTCGCCTTTATTCAAATATTCATGGAAAACCGTTTATCCGGCACTTTTAGAAGCAGAAAAAGTAAACAATGTAAATAGTTTCGATGGAATTATTATGCAATACAGCAATCCGCTTACAGGTGGCCACGTTATGCAAACCATGGGAGCTTCTATCCAATTGCTGCCAAAAGGTTTTAAGGGAAAAGCGCACAAACACACGGGGTCATTCGTTTATCAATGTGCCAAAGGAAAAGGCTTCACCATTATCAACGGTAAACGTTTCGATTGGAAAGAACGCGATATTTTCTGCGTACCAAGTTGGGCATGGCATGAACACCATAATTTATCAGATACCGAAGATGCTTGTTTGTTTTCGTTTAACGATTTACCTGTTATTGAAAGTTTAGGTTTGTATCAATCAAGAGAATTAGAGGAAAATAATGGGCATCAAAAAATTCAATAA
- a CDS encoding fumarylacetoacetate hydrolase family protein — translation MKLLTYKTQDSESRLGFIHNNMVVDMEDFGGISNFPLPNDMLELIDMGYEVIEEISNLIEDTRLVDFENISLTLNEVQILAPIEKPRKNIIGIGLNYTEHVAESARSLDTTGKLPAKPIIFSKPPTTVTATNTEIIKNTKLTSQLDWECELGVIISKKGKYVSKADALDYVFGYTVINDISARDCRREGQWIVSKGQDTFAPMGPFLVTKDEIENPHNLNLSLKVNGIEKQNSNTKFMLFNINDLIEDLSTVFTLEPGDIIATGTPAGVGAGRNPQEWLHDGDVVEATVEGIGTIVNTVKEISK, via the coding sequence ATGAAACTACTTACATACAAAACACAAGACAGCGAATCGCGATTAGGATTTATTCACAACAATATGGTTGTTGATATGGAAGATTTTGGTGGAATTTCGAATTTTCCGCTACCAAATGATATGTTGGAATTAATTGATATGGGATACGAAGTGATCGAAGAAATCTCCAATTTAATCGAGGATACACGATTGGTTGATTTTGAAAATATTTCATTGACCTTAAACGAAGTCCAAATATTAGCTCCGATTGAAAAACCTCGTAAAAATATTATCGGGATTGGTTTAAACTATACCGAACATGTTGCAGAAAGTGCCCGAAGCCTTGATACTACAGGAAAATTACCTGCAAAACCAATTATATTTTCTAAACCACCAACCACGGTTACAGCTACTAATACCGAAATCATCAAAAACACCAAGTTGACTTCGCAATTAGACTGGGAATGTGAATTGGGTGTAATTATTTCTAAAAAAGGAAAATATGTTTCAAAAGCTGATGCTCTGGATTATGTTTTTGGATATACGGTAATTAATGATATTTCGGCACGCGATTGTCGCCGAGAAGGACAATGGATTGTTTCAAAAGGACAAGATACGTTTGCACCAATGGGACCATTTTTGGTTACAAAAGACGAAATTGAAAATCCACACAACTTGAATTTATCGTTGAAAGTAAACGGCATTGAAAAACAAAATTCAAATACGAAATTCATGTTATTCAACATCAACGATTTGATTGAAGATTTAAGTACTGTTTTCACTTTAGAACCTGGCGATATCATTGCCACAGGAACTCCAGCAGGCGTTGGTGCCGGTAGAAATCCACAAGAATGGTTGCACGATGGCGATGTGGTTGAAGCAACTGTGGAAGGCATTGGAACGATTGTGAATACGGTTAAAGAAATTTCAAAATAA
- a CDS encoding maleate cis-trans isomerase family protein: MKKYRIGQIVPSSNITMETEIPAIFKARETILPERFTFHSSRMRMKKVTKEELEAMDAMSLKCALELSDAQVDVMGYACLVAIMSMGRGYHCVSEVNLHQETVANGFPTPIVTSAGALINGLNVLGAKTVSVITPYMRPLTDMVVDYIEHQGFKVKESIALEIPDNLEVAAQNPLNLLDIYKQLDLTGVDVLVASACVQMPSLEAIDQIEQEIGIPVTSAAVCTTYEMMKKLGIEAKSTIGGALLKGNY, from the coding sequence ATGAAAAAATATAGAATCGGACAAATAGTTCCATCAAGTAACATTACCATGGAAACCGAAATTCCGGCAATATTCAAGGCGCGCGAAACTATTTTACCTGAACGTTTTACGTTTCACAGCAGCCGCATGCGCATGAAAAAAGTGACCAAAGAAGAGTTGGAAGCTATGGATGCGATGAGTTTAAAATGTGCGTTGGAACTTTCGGATGCACAAGTTGATGTGATGGGTTATGCGTGTTTGGTGGCGATTATGAGTATGGGCCGCGGGTATCATTGCGTTTCTGAAGTAAATCTGCATCAGGAAACTGTTGCTAATGGTTTTCCTACGCCTATTGTTACTTCTGCGGGTGCATTGATTAACGGCTTGAATGTTTTGGGTGCCAAAACGGTTTCGGTGATTACGCCGTATATGCGTCCGTTGACCGATATGGTGGTTGATTATATTGAACATCAAGGGTTTAAAGTGAAAGAAAGCATTGCTTTGGAAATCCCTGATAATTTAGAAGTTGCGGCTCAAAATCCGTTGAATTTGTTGGATATTTACAAACAATTGGATTTAACCGGAGTGGATGTTTTGGTAGCATCGGCTTGTGTGCAGATGCCGTCGTTAGAAGCAATTGACCAAATTGAACAAGAAATTGGTATTCCAGTAACATCGGCTGCTGTTTGCACAACTTATGAAATGATGAAAAAGTTGGGGATTGAAGCGAAATCGACTATTGGTGGTGCTTTATTGAAAGGAAATTATTAA